The stretch of DNA CAGGCAAAATGGAGAGCACAGAGGCGCTTGCCTCGCTGGCGAGTGCATCGCGGCTTGCCTCTCTTCAGCACCCAGCGATTTCTTCTCATGCTttcgacgcaggcggcgcatgcCGCCCGAGTGTCAATCGCTGGCCGTTGAGCGGTCTTCTCCCCTCATCCTCGCCGagtccttcgtctccgccatctttctgcctctcctctctccaggCTGCCTTTCTGCCCTCTGCAGTCTCCAGCGCCACTTCGCTTTGTCAGCTTCCACACCCCTCTCCCCCCAGTTCgtccctctcctctgccttcgcgtTTTGTTCTCCCTACGCGTTCgcgcttccttcctctcaTTCGCCTGCTCATCCGGCCTCATCGCTGGCGTCCCCGTCGAGGCCTTTGTTTGCAGCTCCGCAGGTCGCTTCTTCGACAGTCTCGCGACCAACTCTCTCCGTCCCCGGgttgcctctctcttcgctcgctcCCTGGCCTGGAGCCGGCGCTCCAGGCTCGCTGTGGCCTGCTCTAGCCTCCACCCCGCCTCAAGGAGCCTCGATGTTTCCATCGCCTCTCGGGTTATCTCTGCCTCCGTCGGCTTGTCCTTCAGCTgacgctcgcgcgtcttctcgttGTTGGCTTCCCTCTGCTGTGCCTCGACTTTCCacgcccctcgcgccctcctgtcgcgctgcgtcgtcttggtcgcgccttctgctcgACGCTGCTCATCCCAGGAGGGCGTTCGCCtctttcgcgtctcctccggtgCATCCAGGCCACACCACGgtgtcttcctcttctttgccCGGCTTCCAggcgcggagtcgcgccttctccgccgcgggcacGTCCAGCTCGCCCGCCGTCTCTGAGTTCGTGAAGACGAAAGCCGGGTTCGAACTGCTCTcttcgcaggcggctgccggcgcggcgtgtgCAGAGAGACAAGCGGAGATTCCTggctctcgcgctgcgccgccccgcgacgcctcgcctccctcgccccgcgccgccgtttcctccgcggcctccggcggacgttgcgcagaggcaggctgcggaggacCGGTGGCGGGCGGAGCAGAAGAAGGGGAAAAGGCGGAAAAAGGCCACAGCCTCACGGGAACTGGCAACAGTCTCGCGGAGCAAATCGAGAGGGCACTCGCAGCCGAGGCATGCCAGAGTGAGCCGGATGAAGGgcagcggaaaaaaagaaggctagaactcgccgcgctggctggAAGCCCTGAGGTGGCGAGCCCGGCCGAAGGGATTAACAGATATGGAGGGCGCGTATCGCACTTttcgcgcagagaggagaacaATGGCCAAGcacgtcgctctctctttctgATGTGGCACACGCTCCTGCGGCCTGAGTCCTccagaggcagcgacgcggaagctgacggagagaaagcgcagcagcgcagcgcgtccCGCGGAAGAGGTGACGCGGGAGGCGAAGATGCGCGGCAGACAGAACGCGATGCGTCGGGGGCGGAAGCAGGggctggcgacgccgaagagcgagagactccggagaggcggcagggcagggaagaggaggaaagcgaacCCAGCTGTCTCCTGCCTCTGTGGATGGTAGACTTGATCTCGACAGAACTCGCGAAGCAGAACGCTGgggccggcggaggcgctgcccaAGATTCAGCAGAAAACCCGCTTCCGGAAAACCGAAGAAAAATCCAGTCCCTGCCcacagacgcgccgcaggcttcACCACCCGATGTTGGCGCTGCCACTTCACAGCAtctcgtctccctctgctcAGACGCGGTGACGCACGCGAAGCGGGAAAGGCTGGGCTCTGCTCGTGTCTCTGAATCGCCAGAAACTGGCTCGTTCTCGCGCGGAGCACGCGCAGAGGGGAGAGATGCAGGAGCCGCTTCCGAGTGTCTAGACATCCCAGCTGACGAACGACTCTGgtcgcgcgtcgcagcggcCACCGGCCTCTCTGTGCGGCTCTGCTGCAGAGCTTGGCGCGCGAGCCTGGATGAGCGAAACTTCCTCAGTGAGACGAGAGAACGCAATGACGAGACTCTGCTTGTTCGAGAGTCGAGAAAGGGCTGGCCGCCTCGTGCTCCCTGATCCGAAAGGCAGTTCATGACGAACGCGCGTCCAAAGCGTCACCGAAGTCTGCTATACACGTTTACAGtggcgtgtgtctgcgtgctTGCATCAGAGGGCTCACTCGcttttcgctgcgcgcctcatctctgcttttcttccGCAGGTGCGCTCGGGGTGCTCTACGTCCCGCCGTGAGCGTGGCCTCTGAGATGTCGAGCGAAAGAAACTGTaaagaagagacgaagagaggcaAGTCTCCCCTCAGAGAAAGGAATGAAATCGCACCGCAAAGCTGCTGGACGAGCTCGAGCAGGGGGGCGTGGTCAATTCGTTCGCACTGCGAAGCTGCAGagctgggcgcggcggggtcTCGGCCTGCGTCTAGAAGCACGCGGCTGGAACCTCACGCAGCTCTTTCGCGGAGAATTTACTCCAAGGAAATGCGCTTGTCAAACACATTTATCGTCCGGGGTAGAGTTATTTCTTGGAAGAATTTGTCGAGGAGTTTCGGGTTTAGATTCTCTTCCATTTCCGCGCAACAGTCCCGTGGTATGCAGCATATATTTTATGGCCCCATGCATGCAGAATTGCCCAGAGAAATGCTGCACGTATATTTAAagagatatatacatatatatatgcaggaGTATCGGTCCATGTATGTATATTCGTGGATTAATATCGCACGCTGCGCAGCACTTGAATTGACAGTATTCACATCGACACATACGATGGCCATGGAAATTCGGTAGGCAAATGTCTGATCAATAGAGTCTGCGAATAAAAGGCTGTTACAAAAAGCTCAGCGCAACCAACTATGCGTCTCCTGTCACTCTCTACAGTAAACTCCTCTTTGCCGCGGTGCCCCTACGATGCGCGCGGCTTTTCGCTTCTGGGCGCTTGCCACCTACCTGAACCCTGAACTCTAAACCCTAACCTCGTCGCTGGATAAAGGCCGCGCACACGAAGCGAAGAACTCTACAGAAGCGAAAAACGcaagcgcgaggctgcggggCTGTGCGGGGCTCGCCAGAGGCCCGCGCAGCTCAGCGCCTTCGGCTACTTGAACGTTTAGAGTTTAAGGTTTGAACTCGCAAACGAgacgagaggcagagacacggagaccttctgcgcgcctcctctgcgtatAAATAAGAATATGTATAACTGTCGAGGGCAAAGTAAGAGAGCAGAAGACTACAGAGAAAACTtggaagcagaggcgaccGACCTCTTGAAGATTAAGACAACTTGGAACAGACTTGCCAGGCTAAAACAGGCAACCAAAGAGACGAATACAGGCACCTGTAAATATAATAGTTATTGAGTTCAATCCTTTCCCCCCTCCCAAAGCTTCCGTGCGTCATCGGCTGCCTCTGACAAAGGGGAGAGGCGTGTCTAGCCAAACCGCGAAGTGCCTCCGCGGTGTATGCACACGGGGAGAGGAATGCCACACAAAATAAAACGTAAATCAAAAGGaatgcgccgccgcgtgtcgcgacggagacgaccGCATGCGTGAAGCAGCGGGGAGCTGGTATCGACATGCAAGTCGTCAAACTTAAGCGCGGGAGACTCTCCGCCCCTTCGCGCCCATGCCCCCTACGCCGAATTGACGCGAGCGCTTCTGTCGCCCTTCtttccgctctccgccgcgcgacgcgcctctccccttCCCTCGCCTGGAGACGTCCTCGAGAGACGCGTCGCTTGCATCGTCTTCTTCAGaatcttcctcctctccctcggaGTCATcatcctcgccgtcgctaTCGGCTTCGCCCTTagagtctccttcgccttcagagccttcttcatcgtcagagtctccttcgccctcaaggtctccttcgccttcagagccttcttcatcttcagagtctccgtcgtcttcggaGTTTTCTCCATCTACAAAATCCCCCTCCCCTTCTTCGCTTTTTGCGTCTTTctcgttctcctcttcgtctgtaTCCGCgctttcgccgtcgctcgcctcctcatCCGAACACTTGCTGTTGGagccgccttcctcttctgcgcggaGGAAGTTTCTGCCTGGCAACACCGCAAGCAGCTTCTGCTTCAAATAGACCTACAGACACGCGGTCACAAACAATGCGGCATTCACCATGAAAGATATTTTCTTCGGCGAGCCAaagcgcgccgcagtcgcgacCCCATACTGAAACcagcgcttcttcttccccgcgAATCACATCGGGACTCGAAGACAAAGTGCCTTCAAAAAAGCGAAacgacgcgctcgcgctgcctgcagcccgccgccggcagcttcGCGTCGAGAACTCGAGAGCTTCTCAGCGGTTGTAGTTTTggcgcggcgtgtgcggccTGCCTCGAAGGATGCAGCGACTCTGTGCAGTCCTCCACAGAAGGCAAGGTGATCCTCGCCCTTTCGAAGCCTCACCGCCTTGCCCACAGCGGCAGCAAGACAAGGGAGGCTTAGGGCTATTCCCCGCCAAGCTCCGCCGGTTCGCGCTTAGCCGAGTCTCATTGGTTTATGACTTCAAAAAGGAGCGTTTACACAATTTCATTGtattagggtttagggtttcgtTATAAAAAAAAGACACATCTGAGGCGCTATCGCTGAGAGTTTCAGAGGcaccggaggcggcggagtctGAGAAACAGAGATCTAAAGGCCCCACACCAGAGTCTCAGGGAGATCACTTTTGCGAAACTGTACCTTGTCGACAAGCTTCCGCGAGGCAGTCTGCCACACGTAGGCGTGTCTGCCGTAGCCGACGCCGACAAGAAGGCGGCCGCTCACGTCTTCCGTCAGAGCTGAGAAGAAAGGACAGCACGTGATGAGACAACGAGAGCTGCCTAAAGCGGGTTGACTCGAAAGAACAGAAAATGAACAAACAAGAcacacgcggaggcagcccgGCGCGGCATGGCATGCAGGGGAGAAAAACATCCAGGGAGAGCTCCCTCGGTGAAGCGTGCCGCACGGTGAACCAACCGAAAGATTTACCACAAACAAAAAGAATGCACAATGACATGCTAGAAGCTCAGCGTCCTCAGCTCGCAGAGGTACGCTGACGAATAGACCTGCGGACTCATCTACACGCACGGATACGCACATGTCATTCGGCACACATAAAACACTATGCAGGCTATTTGAGAGGCATCCACTCGTTACCagccgccgcatgcggcaTGGCCCTTTCGAGGCGGATGCTGCGCCTTTTGCGCCTGTTGTCATGTCGCGATGTCgtgcgttttctcttttcttgtTGCAGCAGATTCGGCTGCGCACTCCAGATTCGAACCGCCACACAGGCAGACATAGCAACACATACACAGGCATTCGCGGAGTCGCAGACTcaccgacgacggcgcccaTGGTGCCTTTGAATCCTCCGGTGAAGAGCGTGGCGTACTGCGGCCCGTTGAGCGGGGACGTGCACAGCCTGGAGGCGTTTTTTTTTGGAAGACAACTTcccctgcgccttctcttgGAACGCGAGGATGAGTTTGTGGCGAATGCGCGGGTCTGCCCATTTCGACTctttctgcgcaggcgctgctgcggctcccgAGCTCCAgcgctctgcctcttcgtcttcgctgaggGTCGCGCAGCAGGACGTCCGGTTGTGTTTTTGCACGTTCTTGTCGATCTGTCGCATCAGCGCGTCTTCAGTCAGAACCGAGTGGACGTAaaccgcgccgcagctgtctgCAAAGTACAGTTTGGTCCTGTCGCGACCATACAAGCTCCGCAGTTGGGCTTTCAGCGCCTCGTCAGAcacttcgctctcctccgcggtcTCTGCCGCCGACTGGGCGCTCTGcctttcttcctcggcgcccAGCCCCTCAGCCTTCAGTTGTGCGCGTTTCTTGTCTCTCGCAccctcctgcgtctcgcttTGCGCGGTGCGCGTTCGCTTCTTGGCGCCCTTGCCCCTCGCCCCCTTCGCGAGCGAAAGCTCGCTGGCTTTTTCACCCTCTTCCGGTTCCTGCTTCACTTTCACTCGCGTGGAAGCGGCTTCActcgcagccggcgcggccggTCGCCtgtcctcgcccgcgtcgctcagctgcgcgcgggcggtTTCCACCGCCTGCAGAATGTcccagaggccgccggcgccgcagcggcgcacttcctccgccgccatcGCCGTGATGACGCGCTTCTCCACGGTTTCGTGTGTGCCACGGCAGGCGTTTTCGACTTCGTAGACCGGGCGTCGCTGACAGCGGAGGTCAAAGAGCctgacggcgccgcgcgctgtgcCCGCCGCGAGCACCAGCGGATggacgcgcggcagccaggcGAGGCTCGTCGGATTCACCGCCACGCGGAGCTGAAGCAGCGTCTGCTTGACGTTCTTCGCCGCCCAGACGTAGCGGCCCCGCGCCAAGTCAAAGACTTTGACTTCGTTCTCCCTCCCGCCGAACGCAAAGCGATCGGGCATCAGCGGGTGAATCGGTGTCGCGCATCCAACCGGGCCCGCCAGCTGCCAGCCCGCGACCACGTggcaagaagaggacgctgcggaggtcgcggacgcgccctCTTCCTGCTTCACTCGCGgtcctgcgcgcggctgagacgATACTCTGCGGAGCGACCCCGAGACGCTCACAGGCGACGGGTGGCTGTACGCTGGAACAGAGGGGAAGGAGATCTCGTAAACCGACACGCGCGACAAGGCGCCGGTGTGGTCAGCGCTCTCTGGCGACACGTCTTCGCGGGTCTTCTTCAGCCGCAGAGTGCCCTCACTCTCGTCAAAATCCACCTTCTCATCCGCCGCGGTGGCGAGAACTtgcagctcctccgcgaAGTCGCCATCCCAGTTCACCACGCACGCGTGCCCTTCCTGATCCAAACAGAAGAGTTGTGGGAGCGCGGAGCCGAAGAACGGAGACTCCGCCGGCACGaggggcgaagaggcggggCTGTGGAAGAGCGAGAAGTAGGGGTCTGCCGCGAGCGACTCCCTCAGGGACGCATTGAGAATGGAACGCACCTCGGGAGTGTGAAGCAGCGAAGTCTGCACGCACGGCGCCGGCATCCGAATCGAGCGAAGAGGCTGGACAGAACAAGACAAAGCACGCGGGGCGTAGTGCGGCGCCCGAACAGGGTTCGCCCCGCAAGGAATGGACATTTTAGCCGTtagcgcagaggaggcagccggcggcggaggcagcgccacCGCCTCGACtactccgctgcggcgaccgaTCGTGACTTCGTCGGACACGAGCCTGAGAAAAATACAGAAAAAAGGGGAAAAAGGGAGGCTTTCTCTCCAAAGGCTTTCGTGGCCCTTCCCGGGGGCAACGGGCGGGATACGATGATAGCTGAAGACGACACATCCTCGATACAAAGCTGCCTCAAGGGATGCcagaaagaaagaagagacacagGAGCGGACTCTTCTAGAACGGGATTGCACCACGGTCCCGATATACAACCGCGTAAATACACGATCGCTTTACTCCCCTGAGGCCGCCCGTCCTCCCACTTGCGGCTTTCAAACACACAAGCAGGGACTTAAACAAGCTTTCTGAGTAGCTGTGACGCAATGCAAAGCACTTACTGTGGCGAAGACCAGCAGGCCGCCAAAATGGCTTCATTCCGGTCCTGTTGACATGTTTTGtaggtgtacgtacacctggTCCGGGTGCTGACATTCTTCAGCAACCCCGTATCGTCGCCGACGAGAAACTCCATTGTGCACGTCTCCTCCAAATAAAGCAGGCAACTCAACTAAATTTGatgaagaggcagaggaaggaaagCAAGAGACTGAGCAGACAAGCCCGCTCCCGGAAAGTACCGATCAACTCGCAAAGTTGCATCAAATCCAACCGTCCACACTATGGTAGCCTCTAATGCCTCCCCGCTCTCTGAAGCAGGAGCTCTACGTCAATAGCCGTTTTTATTTGTCAACCAATACTTGATATGTCTTCAAAGAGGGACTTCTTCCGTGTAACAACGACAAACACGCAAGGCGTCAGCGTGCATGCAGACTCCTCGCCACAAGTACAGGATTTTTTCCACGGAGCCTTCCCAGCAGACTGAACCGCAGACGCCGATGAGGAAAGCCAGCACGTCAAGCAGAAAGTGCATGGGAAATAGTAAAACAGAGGTCGATCGAGACACTGCGTCACAACAATATCGATGCCTTCTTCGTCAAGCCGTAACCGAGCGGCCCCCACATTTGTCTGCAAACTGACGACTTGTGCATGCACACTGGCACTGAGCGCGTCACTAGCGGTCGACCCGTTCCCCCTATGTCGCGTCCGCAGTACAAGGACGTAGCTTGCAGAAATCCTGGAAAACGAAGTGGTGGCTTATTGCATGATTCTGTCTTTGGCCATAGGGCATGCAACTGGCAGGCAGCTGTTCTTCTCTAGCGTTCTCATCTGAGATGTGGTATTGCGACACTCTACTGAGTACACTACGACGTTACGCCGATGAAGACATGAGTACTGCCACATTCGTCAGTGGAAATGGTACAATGCAGCAAGCAGTTCTTTCGGATGCATCTGTGTATGTCGTCTCCTCTATGGTGTCCGGGTTGCTTGCTATTGCTTGTGACAACAGTCGGTGTTGCCGCCATGTGCCACCGTTGTGCTCCGCACATTTCTTCACTAGAAAGCCAAATCCGGACTTGAGCTGATATATAGGATGCTGCTAACGGCCCCCCATGAACTGCAAGACGACCAGATAAGCAATGTGTGAGGCCCCTATGCCCGACAGATCCCGTGTCTCGGAGCATACGAGGCGCAGTACAGATATGCCTGAGGCGTGACCGAAGCTTAACGTGGACAGCTAACGTCCAACCACGTGTTTCactcacccccccccccccccccccccccagcccCCCCCGAGAAGTGGTGCCGCACATGGCAAGTGAGTCCAGCTCGCAGCGTGAATTGCGGCACTCAGCTCCAGCCAGCAAGAGCTGCGGAGGACTCAAGGAATCGCAAAACCTACAGGTTGCTTAGCATGCTGCGGAAGCTAACAACATTGCCCCCCAAAGACATGAGGTACGAAATTCGGTAAGTGCCCCTCTTGCCTCTAGTCTTTGAGCGTCAGATCTACGCCACGACACCTGTAGAACCCCCGTCCGGATGACCCGATGGGGGCTCTACGGCACGATACACCGACCACATTCAGTCGGCACGAACTCATGCAACATTGCGCAGACCGCTTCAAGACACCTCCGGCGTCAACCAAGGCCGTGAACCTCCGCTAAAGATGAGCCGGGGCCGAGATCCACAAACAATCGCCGACGGCCCCCGTGACACAAAACTGGATGCCGCAACGTGGAGGCACGGTGCACGGTGTTGCCAGGCGATCTCCATGTGTCACCTTATCTGTGCATCCGCGCTCCAGTGGCAAGGTGAGTCCTGCTTCCCCACCactgccgcccgccgcggcttccgcaggcggcaggggacgcagaggcatcCCGCGACATGACCTTCCGTTTGCAGAACGCTACTCCAGTGATCCTTTGAGGCCCCCTTCTCCCCTCACCCACAACATGATCGCTGCTGCGAATCACTCCGTCCTGCACAACGGTTGAGACCTTTTTTTTATCACCTTGCAGACCCAGTGGAAATACCCAGCATCCGCAGTTGCAGGTTGGTGCTGCACTTGAGTTTTTCAGCATGCAACCACGCACGGAAAAAAGCTCTCCTTTAGGCAAAAGATTCAGAAGAATCTCCGGATCGGTTTTTACCCACGGGAACCCAGTTCCACCGAGGACGAAACGACATCCTAGAGACTCTCTAGTAGACAGACGTGTATGATCCTGGATCTCGCAGAGCCAGTTTTCCTGCACCCGACACCACAGTGTTTTACACTATCGCCGCGTCCCTTCAAATACACGCGATCGGGGACTGGATGCTGCGGTTCTGAGTTGGCGTGTAGCGGTCGCCAgtcgccgccctgccgcAAGGCGCCTGGCTTCATCAGCAGAGCAACTGCCAGACTTTCTTGTGCGTTCCCACGCAACCCACGGGGCTGCGTGCCGCTGGCAACCGCTtacttcgtcgtcgccggaaGCCGGGCGCGTATTGCTCTCTCGCTGCCATGTCCAGCAGAGCTTGCAAAAGTCGCTTGGTCGGCTTTCTCCGATGTCTGTGCTCCTTTCCGCTGACACTTTTGGAGAGCCAGCTTCTTTTTCCACGTggtcagcagcagcagcgaggtcACCAAGTCCCAGACGAGCAGTCCGGAGAGCGTCCCGAGGCACGCCAGCAGAGGAACGCACCAGAAAAGAAATAAAACGTTGTGGCCGTCTTCGGTATCGAGCGAAAGAAATCGACAAAATGCAAAGCTCTCAGGGTAGTTGTAGAGAAGCCGCACGCAGACTTCGCTGACGTCTTTGGaacagaagagaaggacgGACAAGAAAAACAGCAGGAAAAGCTGGGCGCCCTGGTGACACCTCGACAGGAAAACGAAAGCAAACAGAAGGAGGTGACCtgcaagaagaagcagaaccTGCGGGTGCTCAAAAAGAATAGAGgaaagacgagagaagaggTCACTTGTACCACTAcctgaagaggaaaaggGACTCCGCAAGCTCGAACCTCCCAGATCCGTGGATTGAATGATGGGAAAAGGTGGCAACCCTCTGTTTGACAGCTTCTCTGACTTGTCCTTTTCAGGTGGAGAGGCCTCCCCCAAGCGCGGAGAATTGCCCTCGTGCGGCAAGGGCAAAACCGCTTGAAAAAACGGCTGTATCACCGCATCCAACCCCTGAGACACAATCGTCGCCACAGATGGGGGATCCGCAAAAAACGCCTTGATGACGGAGGACGAGCTCGAATCTCCATAAACGGCTAGAGAATCGACGCTGAACAAATTAGAAAAAGACGACCCAAGTTTTTTGGCAGTCTCAGCGCTTTTTCCGCCTGCCTCACGCCTGTCACCATCCTCGATTACACCGGGAACGCTTCCGCGGGGTACCTCTTGAACTCTTTCGGCGTTTTCTCCCGCCTGCTTCACCGATGCGCCCGCAACAAACGACATCTGCAACGGAGCGTTCGCGTGATAGTTGAATATTCTAGAAGATACATCACTGGGAAGCGGTCCACCCACTGCCGCGCGTGAATGCCACTTAACCGCCGGCACTACCAGCACTGTCAACACTACGGCAGGCACCAACAAAACGTAGCGCACGGAGACTTTCAGTATCCCCATGGTGTTCGCCACTGCTTTGGTTAACAGGATACACCCTTGCTAATACACAGGGTTTGTATTTCTGCGTTCATTATCGCCGAAGTTCCACGGATACAGCCCCTGACATCACCCACGCTGACATAGCTATGGCGAGCGGTAGGAGTCCACGAGGTTCTCAAAACGCGTAGGCTCAAAGGACAAAGCACAAACACTATACTCGTGGCTCCTCAACTTCTCGATGCACTACGCAGGAAAAAAACAGCGGAAAGAGATTTTGGAACTGGAGGGTTTGCGAGGTCCCGACGAGACTCGTCGTTCACCACGAGTGCGGAACCCGAGCACTTGGCAGCAACGCCTCGCCAACCTGATTCTCTCCGGCAGAAGACACTCAAAAGATTGCAATTATGCCATAAAATGTAAGGCAGGCAACCGCTTATTAACGTGCCTTGACGAAGATGATTCCCTTTCGCACACTAGCAACAGCCACGCTGCATGCAAGACACGGGCAGCGAGTGCGCGTGAGCCAAATACGTTGTCTGCATAAcctcgctgccttctgccGTAACTGTTACCGCACTCCAAATGGATATGGCCCATCCATCACAAAATGCTATATTCGAGTAGTTTACTGAATCGGAATTATAATGTTTGCCTGGCATCTGAAAATGTCTGTTTGCGGAAGGTCACCGGTGACCTCCCATCGGAGAGGGCGTGTGAACGCAACCGCACACGCTGCACCACTGGTCCTCGCTCATTCATGCTGTAAACAAATTAACTTCGCGAAACATTCATGTAACAAGCATAGGAGTTGCAAGGCACCTGGCATTCACTCGCAGTCCCTAGTGTGATATCGCATTAAGGCCCCCTCCAAACAATCTGTGAGTGGCTGGCCTGCAGCACTGGCAAAGTGTGACAAGACCGGCGGAGGCCCTGTGTGTGAACGTCACGATTGAATCACCCGAGACGTTGTGAATTCTCCTATGGCGTCTTGCTATAATCACCGAGCAGTAAGCCCCGTCATCTGGTGACGCGACTCCCGACGCTCGCCTTGCGTGACCGTGTCGGGGTTATGTCGCTACCCAAGCGTTCTTTCTGCGTCGACATCGTGTATCCTGCTTCAAGCGAGCTTATTGCGGCAGCAGCCATACGTTTTTCCAGCGGATTCCGTCTCTAGAGGTGGACTCCTTCCATGTCGCATACGGGTTCGTCTATGCACGCACGCCCCAAATGAGGTTATGTAGCAAGGTGTGCTAGGGCTAGCGCCCTGCTGGAACAGGCTGCGAATCTGCGGCCGGAAAAATAATCTGTTTACCGATCTACTCTAGCGTAGAAACGGAGAGGAAAAGTAACGACCGTGTTCGTTACAGAATGACCCCCTACCCTAGGTCAGCGGAACCGATTATCGCCGCTGTATCATCTGAAAGAACAGAATTATTGGAGGCACCACTGATGCTGCGGCGCACTGCCTTGTCCCGAAAACATGCAGAAATTCTCACTCCACAAACTATCCAAGTAATGTCCAAGTACGCCGCCGGTTTCTTCTGTTCAAACTTGACACACCTCAGGTTCGTGTTGTGCACACGCC from Besnoitia besnoiti strain Bb-Ger1 chromosome V, whole genome shotgun sequence encodes:
- a CDS encoding hypothetical protein (encoded by transcript BESB_061090) — translated: MESTEALASLASASRLASLQHPAISSHAFDAGGACRPSVNRWPLSGLLPSSSPSPSSPPSFCLSSLQAAFLPSAVSSATSLCQLPHPSPPSSSLSSAFAFCSPYAFALPSSHSPAHPASSLASPSRPLFAAPQVASSTVSRPTLSVPGLPLSSLAPWPGAGAPGSLWPALASTPPQGASMFPSPLGLSLPPSACPSADARASSRCWLPSAVPRLSTPLAPSCRAASSWSRLLLDAAHPRRAFASFASPPVHPGHTTVSSSSLPGFQARSRAFSAAGTSSSPAVSEFVKTKAGFELLSSQAAAGAACAERQAEIPGSRAAPPRDASPPSPRAAVSSAASGGRCAEAGCGGPVAGGAEEGEKAEKGHSLTGTGNSLAEQIERALAAEACQSEPDEGQRKKRRLELAALAGSPEVASPAEGINRYGGRVSHFSRREENNGQARRSLFLMWHTLLRPESSRGSDAEADGEKAQQRSASRGRGDAGGEDARQTERDASGAEAGAGDAEERETPERRQGREEEESEPSCLLPLWMVDLISTELAKQNAGAGGGAAQDSAENPLPENRRKIQSLPTDAPQASPPDVGAATSQHLVSLCSDAVTHAKRERLGSARVSESPETGSFSRGARAEGRDAGAASECLDIPADERLWSRVAAATGLSVRLCCRAWRASLDERNFLSETRERNDETLLVRESRKGWPPRAP
- a CDS encoding hypothetical protein (encoded by transcript BESB_061100), whose protein sequence is MEFLVGDDTGLLKNVSTRTRCTYTYKTCQQDRNEAILAACWSSPQLVSDEVTIGRRSGVVEAVALPPPPAASSALTAKMSIPCGANPVRAPHYAPRALSCSVQPLRSIRMPAPCVQTSLLHTPEVRSILNASLRESLAADPYFSLFHSPASSPLVPAESPFFGSALPQLFCLDQEGHACVVNWDGDFAEELQVLATAADEKVDFDESEGTLRLKKTREDVSPESADHTGALSRVSVYEISFPSVPAYSHPSPVSVSGSLRRVSSQPRAGPRVKQEEGASATSAASSSCHVVAGWQLAGPVGCATPIHPLMPDRFAFGGRENEVKVFDLARGRYVWAAKNVKQTLLQLRVAVNPTSLAWLPRVHPLVLAAGTARGAVRLFDLRCQRRPVYEVENACRGTHETVEKRVITAMAAEEVRRCGAGGLWDILQAVETARAQLSDAGEDRRPAAPAASEAASTRVKVKQEPEEGEKASELSLAKGARGKGAKKRTRTAQSETQEGARDKKRAQLKAEGLGAEEERQSAQSAAETAEESEVSDEALKAQLRSLYGRDRTKLYFADSCGAVYVHSVLTEDALMRQIDKNVQKHNRTSCCATLSEDEEAERWSSGAAAAPAQKESKWADPRIRHKLILAFQEKAQGKLSSKKKRLQAVHVPAQRAAVRHALHRRIQRHHGRRRRSRCLITCCPFFSALTEDVSGRLLVGVGYGRHAYVWQTASRKLVDKVYLKQKLLAVLPGRNFLRAEEEGGSNSKCSDEEASDGESADTDEEENEKDAKSEEGEGDFVDGENSEDDGDSEDEEGSEGEGDLEGEGDSDDEEGSEGEGDSKGEADSDGEDDDSEGEEEDSEEDDASDASLEDVSRRGKGRGASRGGERKEGRQKRSRQFGVGGMGAKGRRVSRA
- a CDS encoding hypothetical protein (encoded by transcript BESB_061110); its protein translation is MSFVAGASVKQAGENAERVQEVPRGSVPGVIEDGDRREAGGKSAETAKKLGSSFSNLFSVDSLAVYGDSSSSSVIKAFFADPPSVATIVSQGLDAVIQPFFQAVLPLPHEGNSPRLGEASPPEKDKSEKLSNRGLPPFPIIQSTDLGGSSLRSPFSSSGSGTSDLFSRLSSILFEHPQVLLLLAGHLLLFAFVFLSRCHQGAQLFLLFFLSVLLFCSKDVSEVCVRLLYNYPESFAFCRFLSLDTEDGHNVLFLFWCVPLLACLGTLSGLLVWDLVTSLLLLTTWKKKLALQKCQRKGAQTSEKADQATFASSAGHGSERAIRARLPATTK